A region from the Desulfomarina profundi genome encodes:
- a CDS encoding phage tail tube protein has protein sequence MEKKAWSATGTVYLAALDENKNPVGGFREVGNVYPLSLKVETEIKKQISRMKGTAGQTLHTKASIKDITGTMNVREWNAKNLAWALSGEEVAMTATAGSVAAESITVVLDEWIKLGHEDISNLAVTGHTAGTDFLVNESLGLFKALSSGGISAGDLDVAYDYAAESGYRVDIGTRPLIRVAMLVDGENEYDGSPFIAKFDAVVLSANAEISFISDPGSEYDELPFSLSFETLPGKTSPGSINKIAM, from the coding sequence ATGGAAAAAAAAGCGTGGTCAGCAACAGGGACAGTATACCTGGCGGCCCTGGATGAGAACAAGAATCCCGTCGGAGGTTTCAGGGAGGTGGGTAATGTCTATCCCCTGTCGCTGAAAGTGGAGACAGAGATAAAAAAACAGATATCAAGAATGAAAGGGACAGCCGGTCAGACCCTGCATACCAAGGCCAGTATCAAGGATATCACGGGCACTATGAATGTCCGGGAATGGAACGCGAAAAACCTGGCCTGGGCACTGTCCGGTGAGGAAGTGGCAATGACCGCTACGGCAGGTTCCGTTGCCGCGGAGTCCATTACTGTCGTCCTTGATGAATGGATCAAGCTGGGCCATGAGGATATCTCCAATCTTGCCGTGACCGGGCATACAGCCGGAACTGATTTTCTGGTAAATGAATCTCTTGGTTTGTTCAAGGCGCTCTCCAGTGGTGGTATTAGTGCCGGAGATCTGGATGTCGCTTATGACTATGCTGCAGAGTCCGGATATCGGGTGGATATAGGTACCAGGCCTCTGATCAGGGTGGCCATGCTGGTGGATGGTGAAAATGAATACGACGGCAGCCCGTTTATCGCAAAATTTGATGCCGTTGTGCTTTCGGCCAACGCGGAGATCAGCTTTATTTCCGATCCTGGCAGTGAGTATGACGAGTTGCCGTTTTCACTCAGTTTTGAAACACTGCCAGGCAAAACAAGCCCCGGTAGTATCAACAAGATAGCGATGTAG
- a CDS encoding phage tail tape measure protein, whose protein sequence is MTTAKKLVYTLKAVYEGESEVARLNKDLKTLGTIKALEGIQRDFASTNKEFVAAKKRLRDLKKELQSSKDPKLAQSLAKVALRSEELSIRHENQQAALSRLETELESARLKQAAYGGDTKKNTALVAALTRRHERQKAALVNTGAALKKTSLRAQELGEAWQKSSDPKILNAYKKAEYQVKKLSGSIRKQKQSMDEARTSLKAAGVAAGDLAGEYKRLEIATTEQGRQMAAMSHLGVRSFAEIEKEIHGLRQAYRELERSGTMSFRELGVAKDRMRSKISALKEQTNGWTKHIGRVQQAWGGVLGVITAVAGAAKGLQLFAGFDDSMRRVKAVSGATKKDLRDLTALAKKMGRETRFSATDAAQGMEELAQSGQSVREIYSTLPHAMNMAAIAGGTIKESADLSTDTLKQFNLTADRTGHVTDVLTRGYTQASTSLTQLGEALTYAGPVASSFGYSLEDTVAILDAYAEAGFKGSRGGTAMVGGLTRLVKPSQEAAAVLEKYNIQVFDGAGKVKNFADIIEDLGRAALSPTEMMTLFGQEAGPGMAGLLAQGAGAIRGFRAGLEDVDGTAAKLATDMESGLGGALRSLGSSLSAVTLAFAATLAPAIKVVAQLLTVLARSISALPEPLKVLVGVTGGLVMAFAAWHLGLKHLSAALRLAVLDVGALIGKGRALIGWLSELSGALGGVTQVLVAFTVGWAIGKMLNQFDAVKRAGVLMAEGLTIAFLKVKQAWAWLSGGDTAAIQREIDETKRIYNEMFDEIGRKATETAGIVQDAHRKMTTVPPPTQPPPSQPSSGQNPPSLSGDQSGSTPAAGNSGAGNIGPASPEQQAARVKKATLSMLGSYTKFREKSTALMESAMKDQMETFSGSMDEMGDKFKKFDEGFRDMLGGLQSGMKKFASMGMDMGVFSGKSHGMNVGGGSKRQQPVQKTPTIKEKAESIDPDHILSEDVRQELAKEDSSRYRHKVRVKGVPSARSIQPGGQSGPEKPGKKQPEKVVEVRFKSGSLYGDESAATKVVDELQRLGQMA, encoded by the coding sequence ATGACAACCGCAAAGAAACTTGTCTATACCCTCAAGGCAGTATACGAAGGCGAGAGCGAGGTGGCCAGGCTCAATAAGGATCTCAAAACGCTCGGGACCATCAAGGCTCTTGAGGGTATACAGAGAGATTTTGCGAGCACAAACAAGGAGTTTGTGGCCGCAAAGAAGCGGTTGCGTGATCTGAAAAAAGAGCTGCAAAGCTCAAAAGATCCGAAGCTTGCTCAATCACTGGCAAAGGTGGCCCTGCGGTCTGAGGAGCTGAGTATCCGCCATGAAAATCAGCAGGCGGCACTGTCCCGGTTAGAAACGGAACTTGAATCCGCCAGGTTAAAACAGGCTGCCTACGGCGGAGACACAAAGAAGAACACGGCCCTGGTCGCAGCCCTTACCCGGCGGCACGAGAGACAGAAGGCAGCGTTGGTCAATACCGGCGCGGCCCTGAAAAAGACCTCGTTGCGCGCCCAAGAGCTTGGCGAGGCATGGCAGAAGTCGTCTGATCCTAAAATTCTCAATGCCTATAAAAAGGCTGAATACCAGGTAAAAAAACTTTCCGGCAGTATCAGGAAACAGAAACAGTCCATGGACGAAGCCCGCACCTCACTGAAGGCTGCGGGTGTGGCCGCGGGTGATCTTGCCGGGGAATATAAACGGCTGGAAATCGCAACAACAGAGCAGGGTAGACAGATGGCCGCCATGTCCCATCTTGGTGTGCGATCTTTTGCGGAAATTGAAAAAGAAATACATGGACTGCGGCAGGCATATCGTGAACTGGAAAGAAGCGGCACCATGTCTTTCCGGGAACTTGGTGTGGCCAAGGACAGGATGCGGTCCAAGATTTCGGCCCTGAAGGAGCAGACCAACGGATGGACAAAACATATAGGCAGGGTACAGCAGGCCTGGGGCGGGGTACTCGGGGTGATTACCGCTGTTGCTGGTGCGGCAAAAGGTTTACAGCTCTTTGCCGGGTTTGATGATTCCATGCGGAGAGTTAAGGCGGTTTCTGGTGCAACAAAGAAGGATTTGCGGGATCTGACGGCTCTTGCCAAAAAAATGGGCCGGGAAACGCGGTTTTCCGCGACAGATGCAGCGCAAGGCATGGAGGAGTTGGCTCAGTCCGGCCAGTCCGTACGCGAGATATATTCCACCCTGCCACACGCCATGAATATGGCCGCCATTGCCGGAGGCACGATTAAGGAATCAGCCGACCTGAGCACCGACACCCTCAAGCAGTTCAACCTGACGGCGGACAGGACAGGTCATGTCACCGATGTGCTGACCAGGGGGTATACCCAGGCCAGCACATCCCTTACCCAGCTTGGAGAAGCCCTGACCTATGCGGGACCAGTGGCTTCGTCTTTCGGCTACAGCCTTGAAGATACGGTGGCTATTCTTGATGCTTATGCTGAGGCCGGGTTCAAGGGAAGCCGTGGAGGTACGGCCATGGTGGGCGGCCTGACACGGCTGGTTAAGCCGTCTCAGGAGGCGGCGGCAGTTCTGGAAAAATACAACATCCAGGTCTTTGACGGGGCCGGCAAGGTGAAAAATTTTGCTGATATCATTGAGGACCTGGGTCGCGCTGCTCTCTCTCCCACGGAAATGATGACCCTCTTCGGCCAGGAGGCTGGACCCGGAATGGCAGGCCTCCTGGCCCAGGGCGCCGGGGCCATCAGGGGTTTCCGGGCCGGGCTTGAAGATGTGGATGGCACAGCCGCAAAACTGGCAACGGACATGGAGTCTGGTCTCGGTGGTGCTCTTCGCAGCCTCGGCTCCAGCCTCAGTGCTGTGACCCTGGCCTTTGCCGCAACATTGGCACCGGCAATAAAGGTAGTGGCACAACTGCTCACCGTTCTTGCCAGAAGTATCTCTGCCCTGCCGGAGCCTTTAAAGGTGCTGGTCGGCGTGACAGGTGGCCTGGTAATGGCCTTTGCCGCCTGGCACCTGGGGCTGAAACATCTCTCCGCCGCCCTGCGGCTGGCTGTTCTTGATGTGGGTGCTCTTATTGGAAAGGGGAGGGCCCTGATTGGCTGGCTCAGTGAATTGAGCGGCGCGCTGGGCGGGGTTACTCAGGTTCTTGTCGCCTTTACCGTCGGCTGGGCAATCGGCAAGATGCTTAATCAGTTTGATGCAGTGAAACGGGCCGGGGTGCTGATGGCTGAGGGGCTGACCATTGCCTTTCTCAAGGTCAAACAGGCCTGGGCCTGGCTTTCAGGTGGTGATACTGCCGCCATCCAGAGAGAGATTGATGAGACAAAGCGGATCTATAACGAGATGTTTGACGAGATCGGCAGAAAGGCCACGGAAACGGCCGGGATTGTCCAGGATGCGCATCGGAAAATGACAACGGTGCCACCGCCAACCCAGCCACCGCCGAGCCAGCCGTCATCGGGCCAGAATCCACCGTCCCTGTCGGGTGATCAGTCGGGTAGCACCCCGGCCGCCGGGAATTCAGGTGCAGGCAATATCGGCCCCGCATCGCCTGAACAGCAGGCAGCGCGGGTAAAAAAAGCGACACTGTCCATGCTTGGGAGTTACACAAAGTTCAGGGAGAAATCCACAGCACTCATGGAATCGGCCATGAAAGACCAGATGGAAACCTTCTCCGGGTCCATGGATGAGATGGGGGATAAGTTCAAAAAGTTTGACGAAGGGTTCAGGGATATGCTTGGCGGGTTGCAGTCCGGCATGAAAAAATTTGCTTCCATGGGGATGGATATGGGCGTCTTCTCCGGCAAATCGCATGGAATGAATGTCGGGGGCGGATCAAAAAGGCAGCAGCCGGTGCAGAAAACACCGACCATAAAAGAGAAGGCCGAAAGTATTGACCCGGATCATATCCTTTCGGAAGATGTTCGTCAGGAACTGGCAAAGGAGGACTCATCACGATACAGGCACAAGGTCCGGGTAAAAGGAGTTCCTTCCGCAAGATCCATCCAGCCAGGTGGACAGTCCGGCCCTGAAAAGCCCGGAAAGAAACAACCGGAAAAAGTAGTGGAGGTCCGATTTAAGTCCGGCTCCCTTTATGGTGATGAATCCGCGGCGACAAAGGTCGTGGATGAGCTGCAGCGACTGGGGCAGATGGCATGA
- a CDS encoding YcbK family protein, translating into MGDISKNFSRREFACHCGCGFDTVDAELLHLLQTDIRDYYNQPVTILSGCRCFQHNLNTPGAASDSRHMEAKAADIIVCSVSPRALYHYLDRKYKKKYGLGLYLDRIHVDVRPFRARWKKC; encoded by the coding sequence ATGGGTGATATATCAAAAAACTTCAGCCGCCGGGAATTCGCATGCCATTGCGGATGCGGATTTGATACAGTTGATGCCGAGCTGCTGCACCTGCTGCAGACGGATATTCGGGATTACTATAATCAGCCGGTGACAATCCTTTCAGGTTGCCGCTGTTTTCAACACAACCTCAATACACCTGGTGCGGCCAGCGACTCCAGGCACATGGAAGCAAAGGCGGCAGATATCATAGTCTGTTCAGTCTCGCCCAGGGCGCTGTATCATTACCTGGACAGGAAGTATAAAAAGAAGTACGGACTGGGGTTATACCTGGATCGTATCCATGTAGATGTTCGCCCGTTTCGTGCCCGCTGGAAGAAGTGTTGA
- a CDS encoding tyrosine-type recombinase/integrase — MATFVKVERKNGICWQAVIRRKGFRPIKKTFDLKGDAKTWASEQEALIRAKRFKDPRLAQQALLGKALDKYREECRAKGKAVSTLDRERYSKRHLERILGKNTPLGDIDGALVNIYQNQRIRENASNSSIRQELAMLSKMFRIARKTWKIPVDNPVDDVDRIPPTPGRQRFLTSEEARLVIQEAKTLRNRKFYPFVVLLMHTGMRTGEAARLHQDNINLEKRYIVIEKTKSGRPRTVPMTKTVAEALASLEPGKDGFFFLKPEHRHSSSTMLRPGSIFRSCWQQVWRQLKNKAEDQQAYPGFPVIPHFKPHDIRHTAASHLLMAGVDIRVIADILGHSTLKMAMRYTHTLDSYRLEVIDKIDHLGT, encoded by the coding sequence ATGGCAACTTTTGTTAAAGTTGAGCGAAAAAATGGAATCTGCTGGCAGGCAGTGATTCGCAGAAAAGGGTTTCGGCCGATAAAGAAAACCTTTGACCTGAAAGGTGATGCAAAGACGTGGGCCTCCGAGCAGGAAGCCCTTATACGGGCAAAGAGATTCAAGGATCCCAGGCTTGCTCAACAGGCACTGCTTGGTAAAGCTCTGGACAAATATAGAGAAGAGTGCAGGGCAAAGGGTAAGGCTGTCTCCACGTTGGACCGTGAACGCTACAGCAAACGCCACCTGGAGCGCATTCTTGGCAAAAATACTCCGCTCGGGGATATTGATGGTGCTCTGGTCAACATTTACCAGAATCAGCGCATCAGGGAAAATGCATCAAATTCGTCAATACGGCAGGAACTGGCAATGTTGTCCAAAATGTTTCGCATTGCCAGAAAAACATGGAAAATCCCCGTGGACAATCCGGTGGATGATGTGGATCGCATTCCTCCAACCCCTGGCAGACAGCGTTTTCTGACCTCCGAAGAGGCACGCCTGGTCATACAGGAAGCCAAGACTCTGAGAAACAGGAAATTCTATCCTTTTGTCGTTCTTCTAATGCATACTGGTATGCGGACGGGTGAAGCCGCCAGGCTGCACCAGGACAACATCAATCTGGAAAAACGATATATTGTAATCGAAAAAACAAAATCGGGCCGTCCCCGCACCGTCCCGATGACAAAAACAGTGGCGGAAGCCCTTGCTTCTCTGGAACCGGGGAAAGACGGCTTTTTTTTTCTGAAACCGGAACATCGCCATTCTTCATCTACCATGCTCCGACCGGGCAGCATTTTCCGCTCCTGCTGGCAACAGGTCTGGCGACAGCTTAAAAACAAAGCGGAAGACCAGCAAGCCTATCCTGGATTTCCAGTAATACCCCATTTCAAGCCCCATGATATCCGCCATACTGCAGCATCCCACCTGCTGATGGCCGGTGTAGACATCAGGGTTATCGCTGACATCCTTGGTCATTCAACACTGAAAATGGCGATGAGATACACCCATACCCTGGACAGCTACCGCCTGGAAGTCATAGACAAAATTGACCACCTGGGCACCTGA
- a CDS encoding deoxyguanosinetriphosphate triphosphohydrolase family protein yields MKTMRKQSPLFKILEKLDGNEMKNLVFSATKSNEGIRRYPEKKPGYRQQFALDADRILHSRAYIRYIDKTQVFHLVDNDHITHRVLHVQLVSRIARTIGRFLGLNEDLIEAIALGHDLGHPPFGHDGEKFLAELCREHGLSPFQHNIQSVRFLDKLERKGRGWNLTLQVLDGILCHDGEVHSRRLSPQPISDFNEFDRRLAAKEKDPELAVLPATPEGCVVRLADTIAYIGKDIEDAIILDLIRRDDIPKNCGEKLGRTNGTIVFNLVTDLISNSNLTDPEAIRIGFGEEVSDLLFELKQFNYERIYLAPETKRNIP; encoded by the coding sequence ATGAAGACCATGAGAAAACAATCCCCGCTTTTCAAAATTCTGGAAAAGCTCGACGGGAACGAGATGAAAAATCTCGTATTTTCGGCCACAAAAAGCAACGAAGGTATCAGGAGATATCCCGAAAAAAAACCTGGATACCGACAGCAGTTTGCCCTGGACGCAGATCGTATCCTCCACTCCCGGGCCTATATCCGCTATATCGATAAAACCCAGGTTTTTCATCTTGTGGATAACGACCATATCACCCACCGGGTTCTCCACGTGCAGCTCGTGTCCAGAATAGCCAGAACCATCGGCCGGTTTCTCGGCCTTAACGAGGACCTTATAGAGGCAATAGCCCTTGGCCATGATCTCGGCCATCCGCCCTTTGGCCATGACGGAGAAAAATTCCTCGCAGAACTGTGCCGTGAGCACGGCCTTTCCCCTTTCCAGCATAATATCCAGTCCGTTAGATTTCTTGATAAACTGGAGCGCAAGGGAAGAGGCTGGAACCTGACACTTCAGGTCCTGGACGGAATTCTGTGTCATGACGGCGAAGTGCACTCACGCCGATTGTCACCACAGCCCATCTCAGATTTCAATGAATTTGACAGGCGCCTGGCCGCCAAGGAAAAAGACCCGGAACTGGCTGTCCTGCCAGCAACTCCGGAAGGGTGCGTCGTCCGCCTGGCAGATACCATAGCCTATATCGGCAAGGATATTGAAGACGCCATTATCCTCGACCTGATCAGGCGCGATGACATCCCGAAAAACTGCGGGGAAAAACTGGGCAGGACCAACGGAACAATCGTCTTCAATCTGGTCACGGACCTCATCAGCAACAGCAACCTTACAGACCCGGAGGCAATTCGAATCGGTTTTGGGGAAGAGGTGTCGGATCTCCTGTTTGAGCTGAAACAATTCAATTACGAACGAATCTATCTTGCCCCTGAGACCAAACGGAACATCCCCTGA
- a CDS encoding metal-dependent transcriptional regulator — protein sequence MKEKADLSASLEDYIEAIYHIIDEKLVARSKEIAAKLDVSRASVTEALRALSKKGLINYAPYEAITLTDNGKTVAEDVIFRHDALKRFFIEVLAIDTTIAEEGACRIEHSAPPEIIARMISFTKFIKECPRGGDDLIRGFAEYCTEGRQEEKCSSCISGCLDPEHKEN from the coding sequence ATGAAAGAGAAAGCGGATCTCAGTGCAAGCCTGGAAGATTACATAGAAGCTATCTATCACATTATTGATGAAAAGCTTGTTGCCCGCAGTAAGGAAATTGCTGCAAAACTTGATGTCAGCCGGGCTTCCGTCACTGAAGCATTGAGAGCCCTGTCTAAAAAAGGCCTTATCAACTATGCCCCTTACGAGGCCATCACCCTGACTGACAATGGAAAAACAGTGGCGGAAGATGTCATTTTTCGTCACGATGCACTGAAACGCTTTTTTATTGAAGTGCTGGCAATAGACACAACCATTGCCGAAGAAGGTGCCTGCAGGATTGAACATTCAGCACCACCGGAAATCATAGCCAGGATGATCAGCTTCACCAAATTCATCAAAGAATGCCCGAGGGGAGGCGATGATCTCATCAGGGGTTTTGCCGAATACTGCACCGAGGGCAGACAGGAGGAAAAATGCAGTTCCTGTATCTCAGGTTGCCTGGATCCTGAACACAAGGAAAATTAA
- the recN gene encoding DNA repair protein RecN: MLCELRIKNLALIETLDLDFDRRNSVNLVVMTGETGAGKSIMLRAIHLLTGGRASLDWVRNGAQSCEIEALFELNPAHSHLLKKLDEAGFGNDCQVIIKRVITRSGRSRLYVNGSLATARTVSDLTADMLSVAGQHDHQKLLQPALHLDILDTLGEHWPMRRELGNLFAEWQDRKTRLSRLREEEQEKEQKRDFLKFQVNEIREAELEPGEDESLALEKKRLKSADILIKVSRESYRLLSAELMDGLIRLRRNMEQLAELDPGAEKIREEISGFTYLAEDHVHELRYYRDSLESDPLRLEIVSERLDMIRRLKRKYGESLDEILEFAHKGEKELQRLDNMDRQIEELEAEVDRAERAACRVARDLSLARRKTALAMEEAMEKELRSLAFDNAGFHVNWQDVEQVPEKLRATGWDRGEFFFSANPGEPPKPLAKVASGGELSRLMLAMKCLLARKDMVETVIFDEVDAGIGGEAAEAVARKIRELAEHHQVFCITHLPQIAARGTLHFRVKKEVADGRTQSAVEPLGSAQRVEELMRMLAGESATEQTRIWAEQLLTAGSES; the protein is encoded by the coding sequence ATGCTTTGTGAACTGCGAATAAAAAATCTTGCATTGATTGAAACCCTGGACCTTGATTTCGATCGTCGAAATAGTGTTAATCTTGTTGTGATGACAGGAGAAACAGGTGCCGGAAAATCAATCATGCTGCGGGCCATTCATCTTCTGACCGGCGGTCGGGCGTCTCTTGACTGGGTACGAAACGGTGCCCAATCTTGTGAAATTGAAGCCCTTTTTGAGTTGAACCCCGCCCATTCCCATCTACTGAAAAAACTGGACGAGGCCGGTTTCGGCAATGACTGTCAGGTTATCATAAAAAGAGTAATCACCCGATCCGGACGATCAAGGCTTTATGTCAATGGTTCTCTGGCAACAGCCAGAACCGTTTCAGATCTGACTGCGGATATGTTGAGTGTCGCGGGTCAGCACGATCATCAGAAACTGCTGCAGCCAGCTCTGCACCTGGATATTCTTGATACACTGGGAGAACACTGGCCGATGCGCAGGGAACTGGGTAATCTTTTTGCCGAATGGCAGGACAGGAAAACCCGGCTGTCCCGGTTGCGTGAAGAAGAGCAGGAAAAGGAGCAGAAACGGGATTTCCTTAAATTTCAGGTAAATGAAATCAGAGAAGCGGAGCTTGAACCAGGTGAGGATGAGTCGCTGGCACTGGAAAAGAAACGGCTTAAAAGTGCGGACATCCTTATAAAGGTGAGTCGGGAAAGTTACCGTCTGCTGTCTGCTGAGTTGATGGATGGACTGATCCGGCTGCGCAGAAATATGGAACAGCTTGCCGAGCTTGACCCCGGTGCAGAAAAAATCAGGGAGGAAATCAGCGGTTTCACTTATCTTGCCGAGGATCATGTCCACGAACTGCGATATTACAGGGATTCCCTGGAGAGTGATCCTCTCCGTCTGGAAATTGTCAGTGAGCGATTGGATATGATCCGACGCCTCAAGCGGAAATATGGTGAAAGCCTGGATGAAATTCTTGAATTTGCACACAAAGGTGAAAAGGAGTTACAGCGCCTTGACAATATGGACAGGCAGATAGAAGAGCTGGAGGCGGAAGTTGACAGGGCGGAGCGGGCTGCCTGCAGGGTTGCGCGGGACTTATCTCTGGCCCGCAGGAAGACGGCCCTGGCCATGGAGGAGGCCATGGAAAAGGAATTGCGCTCTCTGGCCTTTGATAACGCCGGGTTTCATGTCAACTGGCAGGATGTGGAACAGGTACCTGAAAAATTGCGGGCAACGGGATGGGATCGTGGCGAATTCTTTTTTTCCGCCAATCCGGGGGAGCCACCTAAACCCTTGGCGAAAGTCGCTTCCGGTGGTGAACTGTCCCGGTTGATGCTGGCCATGAAATGTCTTCTGGCCAGAAAAGATATGGTTGAAACAGTTATCTTTGACGAGGTGGATGCTGGAATCGGTGGCGAAGCAGCGGAGGCGGTTGCCAGAAAAATCAGAGAGCTGGCCGAACATCATCAGGTTTTCTGCATTACCCACCTGCCCCAGATTGCCGCACGGGGGACACTTCACTTCCGGGTCAAAAAGGAGGTTGCTGACGGTCGGACTCAGTCTGCGGTGGAACCTCTCGGCTCCGCACAGCGGGTGGAAGAACTGATGCGGATGCTGGCAGGTGAGTCGGCAACGGAACAGACAAGGATCTGGGCTGAACAGCTTTTGACTGCGGGAAGTGAATCATGA
- a CDS encoding adenine nucleotide alpha hydrolase family protein, translated as MRKIKALALFSGGLDSILATRLVMSQGIDVTAIQFVTPFFNYRILADREAHRKRMYKLYGIHVDLFDISSEYLELLKNPVHGFGKNFNPCIDCKIFMLSKAKEMMDERGAKFLITGEVLGQRPMSQRRDTLNVIERDSGTRSFLLRPLSAKLMVETEAEKKGWVDREKLLDFSGRGRSRQISLAKEYGIADFPAPAGGCILADPILSRRISQLYSDDSPCLLPKSQLKMCDCCWSADSFSCPVVDGWFSAGMNGTMTDWKHLLEKMTRSCGWNSDLVRQPC; from the coding sequence ATGAGAAAAATAAAAGCGCTGGCCCTTTTTTCCGGCGGCCTGGACTCTATTCTGGCAACCCGTCTGGTGATGTCCCAGGGGATTGATGTCACTGCCATTCAGTTTGTGACTCCGTTTTTCAATTACAGGATTCTGGCGGACAGAGAGGCTCACCGCAAAAGAATGTACAAGCTCTACGGCATTCATGTGGATTTGTTTGATATCAGTTCAGAATATCTAGAACTTTTGAAGAATCCGGTCCACGGATTCGGCAAAAATTTCAATCCCTGTATTGACTGCAAGATTTTCATGCTGTCAAAAGCAAAAGAAATGATGGATGAAAGGGGGGCAAAATTCCTGATTACCGGCGAAGTTCTCGGGCAGCGTCCCATGTCCCAGCGCAGGGATACCTTGAATGTGATCGAGAGAGATTCAGGGACCAGGTCCTTTCTTTTAAGGCCGCTCAGTGCAAAGCTCATGGTGGAAACAGAAGCGGAAAAGAAAGGCTGGGTGGACAGGGAGAAACTTCTTGATTTTAGCGGTCGAGGGCGTTCCCGGCAGATTTCCCTGGCAAAAGAGTATGGTATTGCCGATTTTCCGGCACCGGCCGGAGGGTGTATTCTGGCCGACCCCATCCTCAGCCGCAGGATAAGCCAGCTTTACTCCGATGATTCCCCCTGTCTGCTGCCGAAATCACAACTGAAGATGTGCGACTGCTGCTGGTCGGCAGACAGTTTCTCCTGCCCGGTGGTGGATGGTTGGTTCTCGGCCGGGATGAACGGGACAATGACAGACTGGAAACACTTGCTGGAGAAGATGACGCGCTCCTGTGGATGGAACAGCGACCTGGTCCGACAGCCCTGTTGA
- a CDS encoding tRNA dihydrouridine synthase, producing the protein MDTSQNSRQPFIYLAPIRGVTDVLFRNTFFRHFNGIDAAVAPFINPQKNCQYNDRMLQDILPETNNIPPIPQLLHTDPDDFLVLAGRLADLGYCHINWNLGCPAPMVARKKRGSGLLPYPEKILFLLEKVTSRTQMKLSIKTRLGYQQKEELFHLLPRLNDFPLKEIIIHTRLGKQQYRGQTDPKSFATCLELSHHILVYNGDITTRNGFTELAHHFPDTSTWMIGRGLLMNPFLAEEIKGLQSENREERRTRLFAFHEELYTGYRERLSGPGHLLGRMKQLWLYLIASFPEKKKPFKKLKKSSTVYAFEESIREIFDL; encoded by the coding sequence ATGGACACTTCTCAAAACAGCAGACAACCCTTCATTTACCTGGCTCCCATCAGAGGAGTAACAGATGTCCTGTTTCGCAACACCTTTTTTCGTCATTTCAACGGGATTGATGCGGCAGTTGCCCCTTTCATCAATCCCCAGAAAAACTGCCAGTACAACGACAGAATGCTCCAGGATATATTGCCGGAAACCAACAACATTCCGCCCATCCCTCAACTTCTCCACACGGATCCCGATGACTTTCTTGTCCTGGCCGGTCGCCTGGCCGATCTCGGTTATTGCCATATCAACTGGAACCTGGGCTGTCCAGCTCCCATGGTTGCCAGAAAAAAAAGAGGTTCAGGCCTGCTCCCTTATCCCGAGAAAATACTGTTTCTGCTGGAAAAAGTCACCAGCAGGACACAGATGAAACTGTCCATAAAAACACGTCTTGGCTATCAACAAAAAGAGGAACTCTTCCACCTCCTGCCCCGTCTCAACGATTTTCCACTGAAGGAAATCATCATTCACACCCGCCTGGGAAAACAGCAGTACAGGGGACAAACCGACCCCAAAAGTTTTGCCACCTGTCTGGAGCTGAGCCACCATATTCTTGTGTACAATGGGGATATTACAACCAGGAACGGATTTACAGAACTGGCTCACCACTTTCCTGATACCTCCACCTGGATGATCGGCCGGGGACTGCTCATGAACCCGTTTCTGGCGGAGGAAATCAAGGGGCTGCAGAGCGAAAACCGGGAAGAAAGAAGAACCAGGCTTTTCGCCTTTCACGAAGAACTCTACACCGGGTACAGGGAACGATTGAGCGGGCCGGGTCACCTTCTCGGTCGAATGAAGCAGCTGTGGCTTTACCTTATTGCCTCTTTTCCGGAAAAGAAGAAACCGTTCAAAAAACTGAAAAAAAGCAGCACCGTTTACGCCTTTGAGGAAAGTATCAGGGAGATTTTTGACCTGTAA